From Halorubrum salinarum, the proteins below share one genomic window:
- a CDS encoding DUF7519 family protein, giving the protein MGRRLLPGRRRGRDEAVVAMSGDESTARPTDDGPAGDGAHGDGPIGDGAHGDFHETDARSPTVAVVASLAAAGVAATAGLVASPVGGALLGVAALGFLGGSLRRSTRVLTWGAAVGVVGLAVAGYRGATAEPLLVAAVGLAVAWDVADHGVGLGEQVGRGARVRRNVAVHAGLSLLVGALAAGLVYGVSLAVGGGQPVAALALLLAGGIALISALR; this is encoded by the coding sequence GTGGGGCGACGACTCCTTCCCGGTCGCCGTCGCGGCCGCGACGAGGCGGTGGTCGCGATGAGCGGCGACGAGTCGACGGCCCGGCCAACCGACGACGGCCCTGCTGGCGACGGCGCGCACGGCGACGGCCCGATCGGTGACGGCGCGCACGGCGACTTCCACGAGACGGACGCGCGGTCGCCGACGGTCGCAGTCGTCGCGAGCCTCGCGGCCGCGGGGGTCGCCGCGACCGCGGGGCTGGTCGCGAGCCCGGTCGGCGGCGCGCTGCTCGGCGTCGCCGCGCTCGGGTTCCTCGGCGGCTCGCTCCGGCGGTCGACGCGGGTCCTGACGTGGGGCGCCGCCGTCGGCGTGGTCGGCCTCGCGGTCGCCGGGTACCGCGGCGCGACCGCCGAGCCGCTGCTCGTCGCCGCCGTCGGGCTGGCGGTCGCGTGGGACGTGGCCGACCACGGCGTCGGCCTCGGCGAGCAGGTCGGCCGGGGCGCGCGGGTCCGGCGCAACGTCGCGGTCCACGCGGGGCTGAGCCTGCTCGTCGGCGCGCTCGCGGCGGGGCTCGTCTACGGCGTCTCCCTCGCGGTCGGCGGGGGCCAGCCCGTGGCCGCGCTCGCGCTGCTTTTGGCCGGCGGTATCGCGCTGATCTCGGCGCTACGGTGA
- the purL gene encoding phosphoribosylformylglycinamidine synthase subunit PurL: MSLSDADHELVTAELGREPTAAEAALFENLWSEHCAYRSSRPLLSAFDSEGDQVVVGPGDDAAVLALPEPDAADAPAAERDADDYGDTYVTFGVESHNHPSFVDPFDGAATGVGGIVRDTMSMGAYPVGLLDSLYFGGFDRERSRYLFEGVVEGISHYGNCIGVPTVGGSVAFHGGYEGNPLVNVACVGLTNEERLVTATAQEPGNKLVLVGNGTGRDGLGGASFASEDLAEDAETEDRPAVQVGDPYAEKRLIECNEALLDEDLVRSARDLGAAGLGGASSELVAKGGLGARIELDRVHQREPNMNATEILLAESQERMCYEVDPDDVDRVAALAERFDLGCSVIGEVTAGNYVCEFAGDADGDGESEVVVDAPAEFLADGAPMNDLPSEPPSEPERDLPDDAPPLDEAVAAVLSAPSTASKRWVYRQYDHEVGTRTALKPGDDAALLAIRETESDGADRDGAADGVGLALASGANPKWTAAAPYEGARAVALENATNLAATGAVPLAAVDCLNGGNPEKPDVYGAFEGIVDGLADACAALDAPVVGGNVSLYNDSVEGPIPPTPTLAVLGTTRGYDAPPAALDADRAADSELLLVGAAGDALGGSEYLAHAGGSDRFPALPDDSGGADDLGGLVASLAAAARHESTLAAHDVSEGGLAVALAELVTDDAGVDATLPDRVAAFDETPGRLLVQTTDPEGVAAAAGDLPVFRLGEVTTDGTLSLAVADESVALSADAIRDHRDVIDRELA; this comes from the coding sequence ATGAGTCTGTCCGATGCGGACCACGAGCTCGTGACCGCGGAGCTCGGTCGGGAGCCGACGGCGGCCGAGGCCGCGTTATTCGAGAACCTCTGGAGCGAGCACTGCGCGTACCGCTCCTCGCGGCCCCTCCTGTCGGCGTTCGACAGCGAGGGCGACCAGGTCGTGGTCGGCCCCGGTGACGACGCCGCGGTCCTCGCGCTGCCCGAGCCCGACGCGGCCGACGCCCCCGCGGCCGAGCGCGACGCCGACGACTACGGCGACACCTACGTCACGTTCGGCGTCGAGAGCCACAACCACCCCTCCTTCGTCGACCCGTTCGACGGCGCGGCGACCGGCGTCGGCGGTATCGTCCGCGACACGATGAGCATGGGCGCGTACCCGGTCGGTCTGCTCGACTCGCTGTACTTCGGCGGCTTCGACCGCGAGCGCTCCCGGTACCTCTTCGAGGGCGTCGTCGAGGGCATCTCCCACTACGGCAACTGTATCGGCGTCCCCACGGTCGGCGGCAGCGTCGCCTTCCACGGCGGCTACGAGGGGAACCCGCTCGTCAACGTCGCCTGCGTCGGGCTGACGAACGAGGAGCGGCTCGTCACGGCCACCGCCCAGGAGCCGGGCAACAAGCTGGTCCTCGTCGGCAACGGCACCGGCCGCGACGGGCTCGGCGGCGCTTCCTTCGCGAGCGAGGACCTCGCCGAGGACGCGGAGACCGAGGACCGCCCCGCGGTCCAGGTCGGCGACCCCTACGCCGAGAAGCGGCTGATCGAGTGTAACGAGGCGCTGCTCGACGAGGACCTCGTCCGCTCGGCCCGCGACCTCGGCGCGGCCGGACTCGGCGGCGCCTCCTCCGAGCTCGTCGCGAAGGGCGGCCTCGGCGCCCGCATCGAGCTCGACCGGGTCCACCAGCGCGAGCCGAACATGAACGCCACCGAGATCCTGCTCGCCGAGAGCCAAGAGCGGATGTGCTACGAGGTGGACCCGGACGACGTCGACCGCGTCGCCGCGCTCGCCGAGCGGTTCGACCTCGGCTGCTCCGTCATCGGCGAGGTGACCGCGGGGAACTACGTCTGCGAGTTCGCGGGCGACGCGGACGGCGACGGGGAGTCCGAGGTCGTCGTCGACGCGCCCGCCGAGTTCCTCGCCGACGGCGCGCCGATGAACGACCTGCCGAGCGAGCCGCCGAGCGAGCCCGAGCGCGACCTCCCCGACGACGCGCCGCCGCTCGACGAGGCGGTCGCCGCCGTCCTCTCGGCCCCCTCGACCGCGAGCAAGCGCTGGGTGTACCGCCAGTACGACCACGAGGTCGGCACGCGCACGGCCCTGAAGCCCGGCGACGACGCCGCGCTGCTCGCGATCCGGGAGACCGAGTCGGACGGCGCCGACCGCGACGGCGCAGCCGACGGCGTCGGCCTCGCGCTCGCCTCCGGCGCGAACCCGAAGTGGACCGCGGCCGCACCGTACGAGGGCGCCCGCGCCGTCGCCTTGGAGAACGCGACGAACCTCGCCGCGACCGGCGCGGTCCCGCTCGCCGCGGTCGACTGCCTCAACGGCGGCAACCCGGAGAAGCCGGACGTGTACGGCGCGTTCGAGGGGATCGTCGACGGACTCGCCGACGCCTGCGCCGCGCTCGACGCCCCGGTCGTCGGCGGGAACGTCTCGCTGTACAACGACAGCGTCGAGGGGCCGATCCCGCCGACCCCGACGCTCGCGGTGCTGGGGACGACGCGCGGCTACGACGCGCCGCCGGCCGCGCTCGACGCCGACCGCGCGGCCGACTCCGAACTGCTGCTCGTCGGCGCCGCCGGCGACGCGCTCGGCGGCTCCGAGTACCTCGCGCACGCCGGCGGCAGCGACCGGTTTCCGGCGCTGCCCGACGACTCCGGCGGCGCCGACGACCTCGGCGGACTCGTCGCGTCGCTGGCGGCGGCCGCCCGCCACGAGTCGACGCTCGCGGCCCACGACGTGAGCGAGGGCGGGCTCGCGGTCGCGCTCGCCGAGCTGGTGACTGACGACGCCGGCGTCGACGCGACCCTCCCCGACCGCGTCGCGGCCTTCGACGAGACGCCCGGCCGCCTCCTCGTCCAGACCACCGACCCCGAGGGCGTCGCGGCCGCGGCCGGCGACCTCCCCGTCTTCCGGCTCGGCGAGGTGACGACGGACGGGACGCTCTCGCTCGCGGTCGCCGACGAGTCGGTCGCGCTCTCCGCCGACGCGATACGTGACCACCGCGACGTGATCGACCGCGAACTCGCCTGA
- a CDS encoding MBL fold metallo-hydrolase — translation MKRIQLGNTVFEGENDVYLLDGETTALVDTGVALPDVRGELVDGLAEHGRSFADVDAVVLTHWHPDHAGLAGEVQAAGGADVFVHEADAGLVDGTETPLFADRDLQRETFERWGMPAADRERLTGFFDAVSADLSGDPADVTTFGDGEVIEAGGVALEALHLPGHTAGLSGFAFDPRTVPDHEPVAGDDATEEVFTGDALLPKYTPNVGGADVRVEGALAAYAESLARLVDRDFDAAHPGHRWRIDEPSRRAATILDHHRHRTRRVIDVLDESGPATAWEVSAALFGSLEDIHVLHGPGEAFSHLDHLAAAGVVERDGTAYRLVDPEPDVGALFPTTPLDDLVDGSEDA, via the coding sequence GTGAAACGGATCCAGCTCGGCAACACCGTCTTCGAGGGCGAAAACGACGTGTACCTGCTCGACGGCGAGACGACGGCGCTCGTCGACACCGGCGTCGCGCTCCCGGACGTGCGCGGGGAGTTGGTCGACGGTCTCGCCGAGCACGGCCGCTCGTTCGCCGACGTGGACGCGGTCGTGCTCACCCACTGGCACCCGGACCACGCGGGGCTCGCGGGCGAGGTACAGGCCGCGGGCGGCGCCGACGTGTTCGTCCACGAGGCGGACGCCGGCCTCGTCGACGGAACCGAGACGCCGCTGTTCGCCGACCGCGACCTCCAGCGCGAGACGTTCGAGCGCTGGGGGATGCCCGCGGCCGACCGCGAGCGCCTGACGGGGTTCTTCGACGCGGTCAGCGCGGACCTCTCCGGCGACCCCGCGGACGTGACGACGTTCGGCGACGGCGAGGTGATCGAGGCCGGCGGCGTCGCGCTCGAGGCCCTCCACCTGCCGGGCCACACCGCGGGGCTCTCCGGGTTCGCGTTCGACCCCCGAACCGTCCCCGACCACGAGCCCGTGGCGGGAGACGACGCGACGGAGGAGGTGTTCACCGGGGACGCGCTGCTCCCGAAGTACACCCCGAACGTCGGCGGCGCGGACGTGCGCGTCGAGGGGGCGCTCGCCGCCTACGCCGAGAGCCTCGCCCGCCTCGTCGACCGCGACTTCGACGCCGCCCACCCGGGCCACCGCTGGCGGATCGACGAGCCGAGCCGCCGCGCGGCGACGATCCTCGACCACCACCGCCACCGGACCCGCCGGGTGATCGACGTGCTCGACGAGTCGGGGCCCGCGACCGCGTGGGAGGTGTCGGCGGCGCTGTTCGGCTCGCTGGAGGACATCCACGTGCTCCACGGCCCCGGCGAGGCGTTCTCGCACCTCGACCACCTCGCGGCCGCCGGCGTCGTCGAGCGCGACGGGACCGCCTACCGCCTGGTCGACCCCGAGCCCGACGTGGGCGCGCTGTTCCCGACGACGCCGCTCGACGACCTCGTCGACGGGAGCGAGGACGCGTAA
- a CDS encoding FAD-dependent oxidoreductase has protein sequence MSDTDLVIVGGGISGASLLYTVAKFTDVDDVTLIEKEREVAAINSHRTNNSQTLHFGDIETNYTLEKAEEVKEGAELLAGYLEGADPDREMHSKRSKMVLGVGDEEVAKLEERYRENGFGDLFPKLREIGRDEIAELEPKVVEGRDPDTELKALQTPDGYVVDYGAVAESFVEAAREEDGVSVHLGTTVTGVDDRGDGFVVDTDDGAFDAEAVVVAAGSHSLQFAKEMGYGEGMSLLPVAGSFFLADDLLNGKVYTLQMKKLPFAAVHGDADVHDGSVTRFGPTAKLVPALERGHLSTVSDFVDVFGFNPDSVLSYVNILSDRILFPYVVRNLVYDLPGVGKRAFLPNVQKVVPSVDVDDIDRAKGYGGVRPQIVDTENKELDMGEAKIVEDGILFNITPSPGASTALKNAMTDVETVLDFFEDDYEFDEAAFRDATIENFPRADEESDAEADDAETDGAEDPVPAGADD, from the coding sequence ATGTCTGACACCGATCTCGTAATCGTCGGCGGCGGGATAAGCGGGGCGTCGCTTCTGTACACGGTCGCGAAGTTCACCGACGTCGACGACGTCACGCTGATCGAGAAGGAGCGGGAGGTCGCCGCGATCAACTCCCACCGGACGAACAACTCCCAGACCCTCCACTTCGGAGACATCGAGACGAACTACACCTTGGAGAAGGCCGAGGAGGTCAAGGAGGGCGCGGAGCTGCTCGCGGGCTACCTCGAGGGGGCGGACCCCGACCGCGAGATGCACAGCAAGCGCAGCAAGATGGTCCTCGGGGTCGGCGACGAGGAGGTCGCCAAACTGGAGGAGCGCTACCGCGAGAACGGGTTCGGCGACCTGTTCCCGAAGCTCCGCGAGATCGGCCGCGACGAGATCGCCGAGCTGGAGCCGAAGGTCGTCGAGGGCCGCGACCCCGACACCGAGCTGAAGGCGCTCCAGACGCCCGACGGCTACGTCGTCGACTACGGCGCGGTCGCCGAGTCGTTCGTCGAGGCCGCCCGCGAGGAGGACGGCGTCTCCGTCCACCTCGGGACGACCGTGACCGGCGTCGACGACCGGGGCGACGGGTTCGTCGTCGACACCGACGACGGCGCGTTCGACGCCGAGGCGGTCGTCGTCGCGGCCGGCTCGCACAGCCTCCAGTTCGCCAAGGAGATGGGGTACGGCGAGGGGATGTCGCTTTTGCCCGTCGCGGGGAGCTTCTTCCTCGCGGACGACCTGCTGAACGGGAAGGTGTACACGCTCCAGATGAAGAAGCTCCCGTTCGCGGCGGTCCACGGCGACGCCGACGTCCACGACGGGAGCGTCACCCGGTTCGGCCCGACGGCGAAGCTCGTGCCCGCCTTGGAGCGCGGCCACCTCTCGACGGTGAGCGACTTCGTCGACGTGTTCGGGTTCAACCCCGACTCCGTGCTGAGCTACGTCAACATCCTCTCGGACAGGATCCTCTTCCCGTACGTCGTCCGCAACCTCGTGTACGACCTCCCCGGCGTCGGGAAGCGCGCGTTCCTGCCGAACGTCCAGAAGGTCGTGCCGAGCGTCGACGTCGACGACATCGACCGCGCGAAGGGGTACGGCGGCGTGCGCCCCCAGATCGTCGACACCGAGAACAAGGAGCTCGACATGGGCGAAGCGAAGATAGTCGAGGACGGCATCCTGTTCAACATCACGCCCTCGCCCGGCGCGTCGACCGCGCTGAAGAACGCGATGACCGACGTCGAGACCGTCCTCGACTTCTTCGAGGACGACTACGAGTTCGACGAGGCCGCCTTCCGCGACGCGACCATCGAGAACTTCCCGCGGGCCGACGAGGAGTCCGACGCCGAGGCCGACGACGCCGAGACCGACGGCGCCGAGGACCCGGTTCCCGCGGGAGCCGACGACTGA
- a CDS encoding PAS domain-containing sensor histidine kinase yields MGDRDRERRARDLRRYETILESLDDAVYAIRPDGTIVYVNERYAEMKGVDREELLGTDIYDWVSEETAERARRERAAMREEGRDAGSIEYEFEPVDGEPFPAEMRFGPTELGDDGELGRVGVIRDVSERRRRERELERRNERLDEFASIVSHDLRNPLDVARGRLELAREEVDSEHLDAVARAHERMATLIGDLLTLAREGVDVESMEAVDLAAVTRECWRGVDTADATLNAETALTVRADRSRLRQLLENLIRNAVEHGGEAVTVTVGDLDGGFYVADDGPGVPEGERDAIFEAGHTTEPEGTGFGLAIVERVAEAHGWTVSVAASDDGGARFEFTGVDIE; encoded by the coding sequence ATGGGGGACCGCGACAGAGAGCGACGAGCGCGGGACCTGCGGCGGTACGAGACGATCCTCGAGTCGCTCGACGACGCCGTCTACGCCATCCGACCCGACGGCACGATCGTCTACGTCAACGAGCGGTACGCGGAGATGAAAGGCGTCGACCGCGAGGAGCTCCTCGGTACGGACATCTACGACTGGGTGAGCGAGGAGACGGCGGAGCGCGCGCGGCGGGAGCGGGCCGCGATGCGCGAGGAGGGTCGCGACGCCGGCTCCATCGAGTACGAGTTCGAGCCGGTCGACGGCGAGCCGTTCCCGGCGGAGATGCGGTTCGGCCCGACCGAACTCGGCGACGACGGGGAACTCGGTCGGGTCGGCGTGATCCGGGACGTAAGCGAACGGAGGCGACGGGAGCGCGAGTTGGAGCGACGGAACGAGCGGCTCGACGAGTTCGCGAGCATCGTGTCACACGACCTCCGGAACCCGCTGGACGTGGCGCGGGGGCGCCTCGAACTCGCCCGAGAGGAGGTCGACTCGGAGCACCTCGACGCGGTGGCCCGCGCCCACGAGCGCATGGCGACGCTCATCGGCGACCTCCTGACGCTGGCGCGCGAGGGCGTCGACGTCGAGTCGATGGAGGCGGTCGACCTCGCCGCGGTCACGCGGGAGTGCTGGCGGGGCGTCGACACCGCGGACGCGACGCTGAACGCGGAGACGGCCCTGACGGTCCGCGCGGACCGGAGCCGGCTCAGACAGCTGCTGGAGAACCTGATCCGGAACGCGGTCGAACACGGCGGCGAGGCGGTCACGGTCACCGTCGGCGACCTCGACGGCGGCTTCTACGTCGCGGACGACGGGCCGGGGGTTCCGGAAGGAGAGCGCGACGCGATCTTCGAGGCGGGCCACACGACCGAGCCGGAGGGGACCGGCTTCGGGCTCGCCATCGTCGAGCGGGTCGCCGAGGCGCACGGCTGGACGGTGTCGGTCGCCGCGAGCGACGACGGCGGCGCGCGCTTCGAGTTCACCGGCGTCGACATCGAGTGA
- a CDS encoding HD domain-containing protein: MADERRDADGDAALDAVLAAYDLKDERRTGWQLRGVDAPESVAAHSWGVAYLVLAFGDRFRADLPGVDLDRALRLAVVHDVAEAETGDMATRADSTAATVDREAKAAAEREAMTDLAGPLPERVGDAWEAYEARDSPEAVLVKECDLLDACLQALLYERGDRYAPERGEPDAFREYDDLDEFFATAEPRLRTDAGRALFDAVRERYRAARDG, translated from the coding sequence ATGGCCGACGAACGGCGCGACGCGGACGGCGACGCGGCGCTCGACGCCGTCCTCGCCGCCTACGACCTGAAAGACGAGCGGCGCACCGGGTGGCAGCTCCGCGGCGTCGACGCGCCCGAGTCCGTCGCCGCCCACTCGTGGGGGGTCGCCTACCTCGTCTTGGCGTTCGGCGACCGGTTCCGTGCCGACCTCCCGGGCGTCGACCTCGACCGCGCGCTCCGGCTCGCCGTCGTCCACGACGTCGCCGAGGCGGAGACGGGCGACATGGCGACGCGGGCCGACTCGACCGCGGCGACGGTCGACCGCGAAGCGAAGGCGGCGGCGGAGCGCGAGGCGATGACCGACCTCGCCGGCCCGCTCCCCGAGCGCGTCGGTGACGCCTGGGAGGCGTACGAGGCCCGCGACTCGCCGGAGGCCGTGCTCGTCAAGGAGTGCGACCTGCTCGACGCCTGTCTCCAGGCCCTGCTGTACGAGCGCGGCGACCGGTACGCCCCGGAGCGCGGCGAGCCCGACGCCTTCCGCGAGTACGACGACTTAGACGAGTTCTTCGCGACGGCCGAGCCGCGCCTCCGGACCGACGCGGGCCGCGCGCTGTTCGACGCGGTCCGCGAGCGGTACCGCGCCGCGCGCGACGGGTAA
- a CDS encoding DUF7269 family protein, with amino-acid sequence MRPLAIVGVAAVAVGVLAALDRGIAAAISPTSAVVTLIGVLGVVQGVRYANARRDRRRLLTDPGEPERRAPAAVPGTDLDERIARVVSPAPGGYRDRRDLRDRIREVAVDAVARDRNCPPEAAAAAVDDGTWTDDPTAAAFFDTRSGYPVRVRLSAGIRGRSNYWYGLRAAVDEIERIEGGAG; translated from the coding sequence GTGCGACCGCTCGCGATCGTCGGGGTGGCGGCGGTCGCCGTCGGCGTCCTCGCGGCGCTCGACCGCGGCATCGCGGCGGCCATCTCCCCCACCTCGGCCGTGGTGACGCTGATCGGCGTCCTCGGCGTGGTCCAGGGAGTGCGGTACGCGAACGCGCGCCGCGACCGGCGGCGGCTGCTGACCGACCCCGGCGAACCGGAGCGGCGCGCGCCCGCCGCGGTGCCCGGGACGGACCTCGACGAGCGGATCGCGCGGGTCGTCAGCCCGGCGCCGGGCGGCTACCGGGACCGGCGGGACCTCCGCGACCGGATCCGGGAGGTCGCGGTCGACGCCGTCGCCCGCGACCGGAACTGCCCGCCTGAGGCCGCGGCGGCGGCCGTCGACGACGGGACGTGGACGGACGACCCCACCGCGGCCGCCTTCTTCGACACCCGGAGCGGGTACCCGGTCCGCGTCCGCCTGTCGGCCGGGATCCGTGGGCGCTCGAACTACTGGTACGGGCTCCGGGCCGCGGTCGACGAGATCGAACGGATCGAGGGGGGTGCGGGGTGA
- a CDS encoding phosphoribosyltransferase, with protein sequence MSDLPDDFDCTLTNWEYIYGLCRNVSDAVKRADFEPDMVVALARGGWFAGRCVCDFLGLNDLTSLKMEHYVGTAEKSGEPQIRYPMPEGSVEGKNVLIIDDIADTGGSIRRAEEYVDERNAAEIRTATLQLLGTSEFQPDFVGERLEQWTWVVYPWNFLEDMIDLTEGAMERADESAFSREDLRHYLEEYHGIGRIEMEVAQPDRLDEVIDEMVRRDVAEPVGDDSWALAE encoded by the coding sequence ATGAGCGACCTCCCGGACGACTTCGACTGCACGCTCACCAACTGGGAGTACATCTACGGGCTCTGCCGCAACGTCTCCGACGCGGTGAAGCGGGCCGACTTCGAGCCGGACATGGTGGTCGCGCTGGCCCGCGGCGGCTGGTTCGCGGGCCGCTGCGTCTGCGACTTCCTCGGGCTCAACGACCTCACGAGCCTCAAGATGGAACACTACGTGGGCACCGCCGAGAAGAGCGGCGAGCCCCAGATCCGCTACCCGATGCCGGAGGGGAGCGTCGAGGGCAAGAACGTCCTCATCATCGACGACATCGCCGACACGGGCGGCTCGATCCGCCGCGCCGAGGAGTACGTCGACGAGCGGAACGCGGCCGAGATCCGCACCGCGACGCTCCAGCTCCTGGGCACCTCGGAGTTCCAGCCCGACTTCGTGGGCGAGCGGCTCGAACAGTGGACGTGGGTCGTTTACCCGTGGAACTTCCTGGAGGACATGATCGACCTCACGGAGGGCGCGATGGAGCGCGCCGACGAGTCGGCGTTCTCGCGGGAGGACCTGCGCCACTACCTGGAGGAGTACCACGGCATCGGCCGGATCGAGATGGAGGTCGCCCAGCCCGACCGCCTCGACGAGGTCATCGACGAGATGGTCCGCCGGGACGTGGCGGAGCCCGTCGGCGACGACAGCTGGGCGCTCGCCGAGTAG
- a CDS encoding DUF4129 domain-containing protein → MKRDALVAVAVALLALVALGVAAATLNTAVDTGSGGFGGGGGEAPSVGSDTGDPGVLSSSGEAGEFSASGLCFPSLREPPAVLALLVGLTLLAAITYRDTASPFASVAVASVMGAPIGVLFWVLSTCRSVAESVTVSLGLGGNGTSILPAGAVGGAGVGGGEGAASAPQILFALVVVVAVIASVAALLLAGGDDETDGDAAARAEEPAEEPPDLDAIGRTAGEAADRIESSDADNEVYRAWRDMTDVLDVDRPASSTPAEFATAAVDAGVDEEPVTALTEVFERVRYGGEDATDDRERRAVEALRRIEERHGGDS, encoded by the coding sequence GTGAAGCGGGACGCCCTCGTCGCGGTCGCGGTCGCCCTCCTCGCCCTCGTCGCGCTCGGCGTCGCTGCCGCGACGCTGAACACCGCCGTCGACACGGGTAGCGGCGGGTTCGGCGGAGGCGGCGGCGAGGCCCCGAGCGTCGGATCGGACACCGGCGACCCCGGCGTGCTCTCCTCGTCGGGCGAGGCCGGCGAGTTCTCCGCGTCGGGGCTCTGTTTCCCGTCGCTGCGGGAGCCGCCGGCCGTGTTGGCGCTGCTCGTCGGACTGACGCTGCTCGCCGCGATCACCTACCGCGACACCGCGTCGCCGTTCGCGAGCGTCGCCGTCGCGAGCGTGATGGGCGCCCCCATCGGCGTCCTCTTCTGGGTGCTGTCGACGTGCCGCTCGGTCGCGGAGAGCGTCACCGTCTCGCTCGGCCTCGGCGGCAACGGGACGAGCATCCTGCCGGCCGGCGCCGTCGGCGGCGCCGGCGTCGGCGGCGGGGAGGGCGCGGCGTCGGCGCCGCAGATCCTGTTCGCGCTCGTCGTCGTGGTCGCGGTGATCGCCAGCGTCGCCGCGCTGCTCCTCGCCGGCGGCGACGACGAGACGGACGGGGACGCGGCCGCGCGGGCCGAGGAGCCGGCCGAGGAGCCGCCGGACCTCGACGCGATCGGTCGGACCGCCGGCGAGGCCGCCGACCGGATCGAGTCGTCGGACGCGGACAACGAGGTGTACCGCGCGTGGCGGGACATGACGGACGTGCTCGACGTCGACCGGCCCGCCTCCTCGACGCCCGCCGAGTTCGCGACCGCCGCGGTCGACGCCGGGGTCGACGAGGAGCCGGTGACCGCGCTCACCGAGGTGTTCGAGCGCGTGCGGTACGGCGGCGAGGACGCGACCGACGACCGCGAGCGCCGCGCCGTCGAGGCGCTGCGCCGGATCGAGGAGCGACACGGGGGCGACTCGTGA
- a CDS encoding DUF58 domain-containing protein, translating to MSDPRGAEVAAGSDAAASGGGETSGPERDDRPGPTADRVDESGSDAPKSEDEAAEETGEATGDASAAAGGPAAAPTDRERRREVSTDRWLGIAGAALALVGLGVLVRQSSLVLAGAVGVGYAVYARAGEAPTPTLAVTRTVSDEAPAPGDEVRVTVRAENVGEAPLPDLRLVDGVPPGLAVAEGPARVATALRPGAAVTFEYTVRAARGDHEWEPMTAVTRDAAGARERTTALDAPTAIACTPELAAGGDLPLRGLTTVHHGRVPTDVGGAGVEFHATREYRRGDPLKRIDWNRRARTGELSTVELREERSATVVLLVDARESAYAAADPDAETAVEASVAAAGQAFSALLDGGDRVGIAALSPLDCWLPPGSGTVHAARGRETLATDPALAPTPSDERFYRSLWLRRFRRRLPADAQVLFFTPLVDDTAATLARRIDAHGHLVTVLSPDPTATGTVGQRLTTFERRQRLRSLRSGGIRAVEWGDDSFPVAVAAATRRWSR from the coding sequence GTGAGCGACCCGCGAGGCGCCGAGGTGGCGGCCGGCTCGGACGCGGCCGCGAGCGGCGGGGGCGAGACGAGCGGTCCGGAACGAGACGACCGACCCGGGCCGACGGCCGACCGTGTCGACGAGTCGGGGTCCGACGCGCCAAAGTCCGAAGACGAGGCGGCCGAAGAAACTGGCGAGGCGACCGGAGACGCTTCCGCGGCGGCCGGAGGGCCGGCCGCGGCGCCGACCGACCGCGAGCGCCGGCGCGAGGTCTCGACCGACCGCTGGCTGGGGATCGCCGGGGCGGCGCTGGCCCTCGTCGGCCTCGGCGTGCTCGTCCGGCAGTCGTCGCTGGTGCTCGCCGGCGCGGTCGGGGTCGGCTACGCAGTGTACGCGCGGGCCGGCGAGGCCCCGACGCCGACGCTCGCGGTCACCCGGACGGTGAGCGACGAGGCCCCGGCGCCCGGCGACGAGGTGCGCGTGACGGTCCGCGCGGAGAACGTCGGGGAGGCGCCGCTCCCGGACCTCCGCCTCGTCGACGGCGTGCCGCCGGGGCTGGCGGTCGCCGAGGGCCCCGCGCGGGTCGCCACGGCGCTGCGGCCGGGGGCCGCGGTGACGTTCGAGTACACGGTGCGCGCGGCCCGGGGCGACCACGAGTGGGAGCCGATGACCGCGGTCACGCGCGACGCCGCGGGGGCCCGCGAGCGAACGACGGCCCTCGACGCGCCGACCGCGATCGCCTGTACCCCCGAACTGGCCGCCGGCGGTGACCTCCCCCTCCGCGGGCTGACGACCGTCCACCACGGGCGGGTCCCGACCGACGTGGGCGGCGCCGGCGTCGAGTTCCACGCGACGCGGGAGTACCGCCGGGGCGACCCGCTCAAGCGGATCGACTGGAACCGCCGGGCGCGGACGGGCGAACTGTCGACCGTCGAGCTGCGCGAGGAGCGCTCGGCCACCGTCGTGCTGCTCGTCGACGCCCGCGAGTCGGCGTACGCCGCGGCCGACCCTGACGCCGAGACGGCGGTGGAGGCGAGCGTCGCGGCCGCCGGCCAGGCGTTCTCGGCGCTCCTCGACGGCGGCGACCGGGTCGGCATCGCGGCGCTGTCGCCGCTGGACTGCTGGCTCCCGCCGGGCAGCGGGACCGTCCACGCCGCCCGCGGGCGGGAGACGCTGGCGACCGACCCGGCGCTGGCGCCGACGCCGAGCGACGAGCGGTTCTACCGGTCGCTGTGGCTCCGGCGGTTCCGGCGGCGGCTCCCGGCCGACGCGCAGGTGCTGTTCTTCACGCCGCTCGTCGACGACACCGCGGCGACGCTCGCCCGCCGGATCGACGCGCACGGGCACCTCGTGACGGTCCTCTCGCCGGACCCCACCGCGACCGGGACGGTCGGTCAGCGGCTGACGACCTTCGAGCGGCGCCAGCGGCTGCGGTCGCTCCGGTCGGGAGGGATCCGCGCGGTGGAGTGGGGCGACGACTCCTTCCCGGTCGCCGTCGCGGCCGCGACGAGGCGGTGGTCGCGATGA